A stretch of the Schistocerca serialis cubense isolate TAMUIC-IGC-003099 chromosome 2, iqSchSeri2.2, whole genome shotgun sequence genome encodes the following:
- the LOC126456732 gene encoding DNA replication complex GINS protein SLD5, with product MEIDSDISSGEEETLTAGEVLQILEESWLNEKFSPEILPHRNEMVECMLEQINQMEENLNKLKKGDFRVIVHQMELDRIRFIITSYLRIRLSKIEEFTVHILSEESRRDHASKYLSPGEYKFATEYVRHMENHFHLLAFRHMPGNFQEFNKTKMVVVPNVSSHVFIRAKENIATVVIDDEEIDLEENSQHILPYSSVMEFVRSGSVQLI from the coding sequence ATGGAAATTGACAGTGATATATCCTCTGGCGAGGAGGAAACTTTGACAGCTGGGGAAGTGCTCCAAATCTTAGAAGAATCTTGGCTGAACGAAAAATTTAGTCCAGAAATTTTACCACACCGAAACGAAATGGTTGAGTGTATGCTGGAACAAATTAATCAGATGGAAGAAAATTTGAATAAACTTAAAAAAGGTGATTTTCGTGTTATAGTTCATCAAATGGAGCTAGATAGGATACGCTTCATCATCACTAGCTATCTAAGGATACGTTTATCAAAAATTGAGGAATTTACCGTTCATATTCTGAGTGAGGAAAGTAGGCGGGATCATGCATCTAAATATTTGTCACCAGGTGAATACAAATTCGCTACCGAATATGTTCGCCACATGGAAAACCATTTTCATCTGCTAGCCTTTCGTCACATGCCCGGAAATTTTCAGGAATTCAATAAAACTAAGATGGTTGTTGTCCCCAATGTGTCAAGTCATGTATTCATTCGTGCCAAAGAGAACATTGCAACAGTAGTaatagatgacgaagaaatagatcTGGAAGAAAACAGTCAGCATATCCTGCCGTATTCATCAGTGATGGAATTTGTTCGGAGTGGGTCAGTCCAGCTCATTTGA